The stretch of DNA CCAAGCTTAGACATatacaaaatatgatgcatGTTCTATATGATTCTTATAGTCCTAAGTTATTATGCTATTCATATAGGTACATTGATGTTGTCTTCTCCTTATGCATATGTTCTATTTGATTATGATGCCACACACTCCTTTATTTAGAATCATTATGCATTGTTGTCTGAAACGTTGCATGAACCATTAGAGACTAGTATGTCTGTTATTATGCCTTCGAGAGAACATATCAATTGCAGTTCTGTTCTAGTGGGTTGTCCGGTGGAGATTCAAGGGAGGATTCTTCCTGCCGACTTAGTTATATTTAACATGTCTGGATTTGATGTGATTCTCGGAATGGACTGGTTATCCCAGAATTGTGCGTGTGTAGATTGATTCAATAAGAGGGTGGCTTTTAAAGCCAAAAAAGGGGGAAGAGTTCAGTTTCCAAGCACCACGAGAAAGTTCTCCACCACGTGTTATCTCGGCAATGCAGGCTGTGCAATTGTTAAGACAAGGTTGCACAAGATTTTTGGCGAGTCTGGTTTCACCACCAGCGGATGGACTTAGCTTGGAAGATATAGAGGTGGTTAGAGAGTTCAAAGATGTATATCCAGATGATATTTTAGGACTAACCCCGGATAGAGAAGTTGAGTTCTCAATAGACCTCGTTCTAGGGACCGCACCAATATCTAAAACACCTTATCGAATGGCTCCAATTCAATTAAAGGAACTCAAGAATCAGTTACAGGAACTACTGGAGAAGGGTTTCATATGCCCCTAGTGTTTTCCTGTGGGGTGCTCCAGTActtctttttgtgaaaaaaaaggACAGGTCTATGCGATTATGTATTGACTAGAGAGAACTAAATAAGATGACTATTAAGAACAGATACCCCTTACCTTGGATTGATGATCTATTTGATCAGCTACAAGGAGTGCAGGTCTTTTTCCAAGATATACTTGAGATCTGGATATCATCATATGAGAGGTTAAGGAGATAGATGTCAAGAAGACAGCTTTTCGGACACAAtatgggcattatgaatttcttgttaTGCCTTTTGGTTTAATTAATGCCAACGCCACTTTCATGGACTTATGAACAGAGTATTTAAGGACTATTTTGATCAGTTTGTGGTTGTTTTTATTGACGATATCCTTACTCTCAGAGTCATAAGGAACACGAGGATCACTTGAGGATGACCTTTATGGTATTGAGAGAAAAGAAACTGTATGCGAAATTCAAGAAGTGTAAATTTTGGTTACAAGAGATCGCATTCCTAGGACAAGTGGTGTTAGGAAAAGGAATTTCAGTGGATCCAGCAAAGATTGAAGCATTGGTGAAATGGGCTAAGCCTAGTAATGTAAATGAGGTACAAAGTTTCTTAGGTCTTGCTGATTACTAcagaagatttataaaatggTGTTCAAGTATTGCAGCAGTGATGACAAAGTTGACAAAGAAGAACGAGAAGTTTTTATGGACAAATGAGTATGAGAAGAGCtttcaagaattgaagaaaagactaGTGACTGCACCAGTACTTACAGTTCCCTTAGGAGATGGAGGATTTGTCATATATAGTGATGCTTCACTTAAGGGATTGGGTTGTGTTTTAATGCAACACGAGAAAGTCATTGCATATGCCTCTCAACAACTGAAAAATTATGAGCAGAGTTACCCGACCTATGATTTGGAACTTGCAGCAGTGGTTTTTGCTTTGAAGATATGGAGACATTATCTTTATGGAAAAAGTGTGAGATTTATAATGATCATAAAAGcctgaaatatttcttcacacaAAAAGAGTTGAATATGAGACAACACAGATGGTTGGAACTCCTGAAAGACTATGATTGCAATATTAATTACCATCCGAGTAAGGCAAATGTTGTAGTAGATGCGCTAAGTCGAAAATCGTCTTCTTTTATATTGGCTACGATGTATACATCCCAAAAGCACATATTGTTGGATATGGAGCTAGCAGGTATTGAGATGATCAGGGATACTAGAGCTAAATTAAGTAGTTTGACCTTAGGTTCAACATTTATAGATCGGATTTAAGGTCGCTCAAGTTGGTGATACAAAATTAATGAAGTTAAAGGTGGAGGTATCAGAAGGCAAGAGACTTGACTATTCAGTATCAGAAGACGACACCCTGAGGTTTAGAGGAAGATTATGTGTACCTAATGACAGAGAGATTAAGTGAGAGAAGCCCATCGTGCACTGTACACAGTTCTCCCAGGTAGTACTAAGATGTATCAGGATTTGAAACAACACTTTTGGTAGAATGGTATGAAACGAGAAGTGATAAATTATGTAGCACAATGTTTAGTGTGTCAACAAGTTAAGGCAGAACATCAAAGGCCCTCAGGTACACTTCAGCCACTTCCTAAACCAGTTTGGACGTGGGATGAGATAGGGATGGATTTTGTATCAGGGTTTCCTAGGGCACCAGGAGGTCAAGATGTAGCTTGGTGAATGTTGATTGACTGTCAAAATCAGCTCACTTTATTCCCATTCATAAGACATACTCCACTGATAGATTGGCAGAGTTGTATGTGAAAGAGATTGTTAGACTACATGGGGTACCATCCAAGATTGTCTCTAACAGAGATACACATTTCACCTCAGCATTTTGGAGAAATGTACAAAAGGAGTTAGGATCTCAGCTAACTCATAGCATTGCTTTTCATCCTCAGGCAGATGGTCAATCAAAGAGgacaattcaaattttggagGATATGCTCAAGGAATGTGTTATGGAGTTTATGGGCAGCTGGATACGATATTTACCCCTCATTGAGTTTGtttataataacagttaccagGAAAGTATTTAGGCAGCGCCATACGAAATTCTTTACGGACGTAAGTGTAGATCACCTCTctattgggatgaagttggaGAGCGTAGAATAATGGGACAGGAAATCATTCAAGACATGTGCAAGAAAGTTTCAATTATTCGGAAGAAACTTGCCGTTGCATAGGAGAAATAGGCGAATCAGCGAAGATGGGAACTAGAATTTGAGGAAGGTAGCAAAGTACTACTAAAATTTGCACCAACGAAAGGGTTAATGAGATTtggtaaaaaggaaaaattgagTCCGAGATATATAGGTccttttgaaattttagaaagaatagGAGTTGCGGCGTACAAATTGGCACTTCCACCTCAATTATTGGTTATTCATAATGTGTTCCACGTCTATATGCTTCGGAAGTATGCCCTGGACCCCAATCATGTGTTGGAGCACAAGCCTCTTCAGATTAGAGATGATCTTACTTATGAAGAATTTCCAGTGGGAATATTGGCACAGAAGGATCAAGTCCTATGCAACAAAACTATCAAAATGGTGAAAGTACTTTGAAGTCATCACACGGAGAGAGAAGCTATATGGGAACGTGAAGAATATAAGAAGGAAAAGTATCCCTATTTATTTTAAACGATGTACGTTCCATCTTGAGGACGAGATTTCTTTTGGGGAGGGAGATTTGTTAcaaccacaatttttttaagttaaagattttaaattattttatttttttatattattggtattattattattaattcttaattcttaatttattaaaaacctTCAGATTTTTAGCCGTTGTTTCCGTTTCAATTTTTCCTCTTTGATCTCTTCAATTTTTAGACGTTAcaatgtaaaaattaatttcttcaatttatATTCCATATTTTTTCAGCAGAGCAACAAATACCCTACCTCCTTTATTCTTTGTTTCCATCCTTTTGCATCAAGCAAAATTTCTCTTGATCTCATCCATCGTCATTCATCACAGTCTATTTGGCCTCCAGATCTGTCCATGCTCGGCGTCTTGTTCCTCTGGTGGTAAGCCTCATTGACTTGCCCTTtctttcattctctctctttctatgtTCTTTTGATTCTCAGTTAGTATTATCGAGACTAAGGCTTCGTTTGCttcctcaactcatcattataattttttaaatttcaatataaaatataataaacaattaatattctaataatattttatcatctcaactcaactcaattcagcaTCCAAACACAGACtaatctttttctctttctgaaCTCCACTATAATCAAAGCCCATTTTCAGCTTCACCGTCGTTGATCTTCACTGGATCTGTCGCATCGATTTCCTCTCACAATGAGTTGGTTTCTCCCTGTCGCATGATACCTTTCTTCTTCATTGAAACttttcatttttgctttcttCGTATGTTAAAAGctttgcatgtttgttttctatTGAATTTACAAAACTGCCCTTTAAACGTTTCAAGACAGGTTTCAGTAGAAATCACTAGAAGCCTTTTATTTTAGTGTGTTTACAATTTAGCCCTTGGTCATTACTGGCCGAGTTACGTGTTAATTTCTTGGGAGTTTGTAAATGGGCTTTGAGAATGTGGGCTTTACTCATGGTAGttttattattgggtttaagtGCAATTTTTATGGGCTGTGCTAGTTGGGTTATTTGTTTCAATTGTTAAAAATACGAACTGTTTTGAGGTGAATTAGTATATTTAAAgaatttctatttaaataaatagtcaaaatcttatttttttagaaatatgtaagagttaaattatatcatttagtattatttttttaacaaaccaGATTACTACAATATTATATGAGAATCTATATTTTAgttcttaattattttgaatacaattaaatctattttttaatttaaatttcttgaCTTGTTTAATAAATTTGCAGTAAGTAAAATTGTgctagggctgcaacccgatgcCATCCAACCGGGTTTGGGCTCGGTCTGACCCGACCTGATATTTTTTGCGCACTAAACCGAATCGGCTCGGTCCGACCCGATCCAATCCGTATTGTGCGGGTCAGATTTTCAGATGAATGTTGGTGACCCCACAAGGTGAAAGTTCATGAAACGTTTTGTGGATAGTATAATTCAAAATGGGTAAACAATCCAAATATGTCTACAGTTATTGACATAAACCAGatgaacaaaaacaaataaaccagAAGATCCTTTAAAGATCCTTTAAATCTAGACTAAATATAGGAAAAGATCCTTTAAAGATCTAACATTGTTTTCAacacaacaatatttttcaggATTAGCCTCCAAATCGTCCAAAATCATTTGTTCAGCAACATGTATCTGTCCTGCACAGCAAAAGAGTTCATACTCAGcagtagattttttctttactcaacgtcagaattaattttttccttcgtTTTCTCATGAGCCAAACAATTAAAACCACAATAGGaacccatttcattttctttactcAACGTCAACATTCATTTTTTCCTTCGTTTCCTTATGAGCCAAACAACtaaaatcacaacatattctattcaaatacagagaaaaaactcacaaaattcataaactTAGCGACtaattgaaccaaaaataccaATAGAACTCCAAATCTTTTCTGTTCTACTTGAgtgactgaaaaaaaaaaagagaaccgaaatagagagagagctgagagacagagagataaCCTTGAAGCGAGGCAATGGAACGGAGGCCTGGAAGCTCGAAGTTGGAGAAAGGTGATGGCGACAGCAACGGCAACGACGACATAGAATTGCGACAATGACTAGGGTTTTTGCAGTGGGGAGAAGACTTTTTGCCTTTCGCCTTTCGCCGTTCGCCTTTCAGTTTCGATGGGTTTCAGAAGAGATGACTGAGGACTTTTTGGTTTCAATGGGTGAAGAGAAGACTAAGGAGAAGAGAAGACTTTCGGTTTCGACGGGTTCGACAGGTTGATAGTTTAAAACCCGTTATTAAACTTTGACATGATGAACCCGTTTTTATTCAAGTGGACCAAGTCGGTTTTGACAGACGGATCGGGCCCAAGGCCTTTTTTGCACAACCTTAAATTGTGCTATTAAGTATAATTGAAAGATTTGATATGATGgtagtgtttagatattaaatgaAATCAGTAGGACATTACCGAATGTTTTAAACTATTTTCTCTAGATAGTGGTTAATTTATTGGAATAAGATGACATGTTTTTCTAGAAAATTAGTGACAACTAGTGCTTCTTATAGGTAACGAACTACAAAGCGAGGTTGTGAAAGCAGCTCTAAGAGgcaagtaatttgatcacaaattaggattaGCATATAGTTAGACTATTACTGttaaagccagttctttgatagccgTTCTTTTATGTATGTGACATTCCTAATCCTAGGAAAAGAGATGTTACACGTACGTACATCCATGACAGTGAATGAGAaataaatccaagaaaataaaattagaggtACACAGATTTACATAGTTTGATATAATGTCTATGTCCAAGGGTTGTTTGGAAGGGggaaaatctactataatataattatttttacagtcTCATTATCGCCATGTTGAAAGAGTTGAACGAGAACTCAAAGTCTAAAAACAGTTTGGAAGAAGCCCTTGAAGTCGTCTGGTCCTTTTCTTTTATCCTCTGccccttttttttaatgtcataTCTCCTCTACTCTATGTCATATTTCCTCTTTTCCTCCTAACATCCTGTTAATATTTAGCTTTTTGTTCATTCCTTCATTCTCTCCtctaaata from Juglans regia cultivar Chandler chromosome 4, Walnut 2.0, whole genome shotgun sequence encodes:
- the LOC109009879 gene encoding uncharacterized mitochondrial protein AtMg00860-like, which encodes MTIKNRYPLPWIDDLFDQLQGVQSHKEHEDHLRMTFMVLREKKLYAKFKKCKFWLQEIAFLGQVVLGKGISVDPAKIEALVKWAKPSNVNEVQSFLGLADYYRRFIKWCSSIAAVMTKLTKKNEKFLWTNEYEKSFQELKKRLVTAPVLTVPLGDGGFVIYSDASLKGLGCVLMQHEKVIAYASQQLKNYEQSYPTYDLELAAVVFALKIWRHYLYGKSVRFIMIIKA